In one Raphanus sativus cultivar WK10039 unplaced genomic scaffold, ASM80110v3 Scaffold1398, whole genome shotgun sequence genomic region, the following are encoded:
- the LOC130504176 gene encoding sugar transport protein 6-like produces MAVVVSSGNAPAFKAKMTVYVFVCVVIAAFGGLIFGYDIGISGGVTAMDDFLKKFFPTVWEKKQHVHENNYCKYDNQFLQLFTSSLYLAALVASFLASAVCSKLGRKPTMQFASVFFLIGVGLTAGAVNIFMLIIGRILLGFGVGFGNQAVPLFLSEIAPAQLRGGLNIVFQLMVTIGIFIANLVNYFTATVHPNGWRIALGGAAVPAIILLFGSFIICETPTSLIERNKNEEGKEALRKIRGVEDINEEYESIVHACEIASQVKDPYRKLLKPASRPPFIIGMLLQLFQQFTGINAIMFYAPVLFQTVGFGSDAALLSAVITGVINVLSTFVGIYLVDRTGRRFLLLQSSVHMLICQLIIGIILAKDLGTTGSLGKPQALVVVIFVCVYVMGFAWSWGPLGWLIPSETFPLETRTAGFAVAVSCNMFFTFVIAQAFLSMLCGMRSGIFFFFSAWIIVMGLFAMFFVPETKGVAIDDMRERVWKPHWFWKRYMLAEDDDVEKRTE; encoded by the exons ATGGCTGTTGTTGTATCAAGCGGGAATGCTCCGGCTTTCAAAGCCAAGATGACTGTCTATGTCTTTGTGTGCGTCGTAATTGCCGCTTTCGGCGGTTTGATCTTCGGTTACGACATTGGAATATCCG GTGGAGTTACGGCGATGGACGATTTCTTGAAGAAGTTTTTCCCCACGGTGTGGGAGAAGAAGCAGCACGTTCATGAGAACAATTACTGCAAGTATGATAACCAGTTCTTGCAGCTATTCACATCGTCTCTTTACCTAGCCGCCCTAGTGGCCAGCTTCTTGGCTTCAGCCGTATGTTCCAAACTTGGAAGGAAACCCACTATGCAGTTTGCTTCTGTCTTCTTCTTGATCGGTGTCGGGCTAACCGCAGGAGCCGTTAACATCTTTATGTTGATCATTGGAAGAATCTTGCTTGGCTTCGGTGTAGGCTTCGGCAATCAG GCAGTGCCGCTTTTCCTGTCGGAGATTGCTCCGGCTCAGCTCAGGGGAGGTCTCAACATTGTATTCCAACTCATGGTCACTATTGGAATCTTTATTGCCAACCTTGTCAATTACTTCACTGCCACGGTTCACCCTAACGGATGGCGTATTGCTCTCGGTGGAGCTGCAGTACCAGCCATTATCCTCCTCTTCGGTTCATTCATCATCTGCGAGACTCCCACGAGCCTCATCGAGCGCAACAAGAACGAAGAAGGCAAAGAAGCCCTAAGGAAGATCAGAGGAGTTGAAGATATAAATGAGGAGTATGAATCTATCGTCCATGCATGCGAAATCGCGAGTCAAGTCAAGGATCCTTACAGGAAACTGTTAAAGCCAGCGAGTCGCCCACCTTTCATCATCGGAATGCTTCTACAACTTTTCCAGCAGTTTACAGGAATCAATGCCATTATGTTCTACGCACCGGTCTTGTTCCAGACCGTTGGCTTTGGAAGTGATGCAGCTCTTCTCTCTGCTGTTATCACCGGAGTAATCAATGTTCTCAGTACGTTCGTCGGGATTTACCTCGTCGACAGAACCGGACGGAGATTCCTTCTTCTCCAATCTTCCGTTCACATGCTCATTTGTCAG TTGATCATTGGAATCATTCTAGCGAAAGACTTGGGCACCACGGGATCACTAGGGAAGCCACAAGCCTTAGTGGTTGTGATCTTTGTGTGCGTTTACGTGATGGGTTTCGCGTGGTCATGGGGACCTTTAGGATGGCTGATTCCTAGCGAGACGTTTCCTCTAGAAACTCGAACTGCAGGATTCGCTGTTGCGGTCTCGTGCAACATGTTCTTCACCTTTGTGATCGCGCAGGCTTTCTTGTCGATGCTTTGCGGGATGAGATCGgggattttcttcttcttcagcgcTTGGATCATAGTGATGGGACTGTTTGCGATGTTCTTCGTACCGGAAACTAAAGGAGTCGCTATTGATGACATGAGGGAGAGAGTGTGGAAGCCACATTGGTTCTGGAAGAGGTATATGCTTGCTGAGGATGATGACGTGGAGAAGAGAACTGAATGA